The Zingiber officinale cultivar Zhangliang chromosome 10A, Zo_v1.1, whole genome shotgun sequence genome contains a region encoding:
- the LOC122027071 gene encoding solute carrier family 25 member 44-like, whose translation MSYMAATGAEEEEEEEEESVAATAEVEIHLPAEVDWEMLDKWRFFVLGAALFSGVSAALYPAVVLKTRIQVAQPPSPCLLRAVASILRHEGPRGFYRGFATSLAGTVPARALYMGALEATKSAVGTATLRFGVPEPAASAAASAAAGLSAAIAAQFVWTPIDVVSQRLMVQGSAAAAKYRGGVDAFKKILCSDGLRGLYRGFGMSILTYAPSNAVWWASYNLSQRLIWSGIGYHMTEGGGELRPSYGAVMAVQGVSAAMAGGASAVMTMPLDTIKTRMQVLDGEGERMTIGRTVRSLLREGGWGACYRGLGPRWVSMSLSATTMITTYELLKRLSTKESP comes from the coding sequence ATGAGCTATATGGCCGCTACaggggcggaggaggaggaggaggaggaggaggagagtgtGGCGGCTACGGCAGAAGTGGAGATCCACTTGCCGGCGGAGGTGGACTGGGAGATGCTCGACAAGTGGCGATTTTTCGTTCTCGGCGCGGCCCTTTTCTCCGGCGTATCTGCGGCTCTCTACCCGGCTGTCGTCCTCAAGACTCGGATTCAAGTTGCGCAGCCGCCGTCTCCGTGCCTCCTCCGTGCGGTCGCGTCCATCCTCCGCCATGAGGGTCCCCGTGGATTCTACCGCGGATTCGCCACCTCCCTCGCAGGTACCGTCCCCGCGAGGGCGCTTTACATGGGCGCACTCGAGGCCACAAAGAGCGCTGTCGGTACAGCGACCCTACGCTTCGGCGTCCCTGAGCCTGCAGCTTCGGCTGCCGCCTCCGCTGCCGCTGGCCTTAGCGCGGCCATCGCCGCCCAGTTCGTCTGGACGCCGATCGATGTGGTCAGCCAACGCCTCATGGTGCAGGGCTCCGCTGCCGCTGCTAAGTACCGCGGTGGTGTTGACGCTTTCAAGAAGATCCTTTGCTCCGATGGCCTTCGCGGCCTCTACAGAGGGTTCGGAATGTCGATCCTCACCTATGCGCCATCAAACGCCGTTTGGTGGGCCTCCTACAACCTTTCTCAGAGACTCATCTGGAGTGGTATCGGCTACCACATGACCGAAGGAGGTGGCGAGTTGAGGCCGAGTTACGGAGCTGTGATGGCAGTTCAGGGGGTGAGCGCAGCGATGGCTGGTGGAGCGTCCGCAGTCATGACGATGCCGCTTGACACGATCAAGACAAGGATGCAGGTGTTGGATGGTGAGGGTGAGAGGATGACAATTGGGCGAACAGTGAGGAGCCTTCTGAGAGAAGGGGGTTGGGGAGCATGCTACCGAGGGCTGGGTCCGAGGTGGGTTTCGATGTCATTGTCCGCCACCACCATGATCACCACCTATGAGCTCTTGAAGAGGCTTTCAACCAAAGAATCTCCATGA
- the LOC122026171 gene encoding protein BIG GRAIN 1-like, with the protein MERYCGKERPQYPSFSSTLLDVIYRSIDESDGGGKPYPFPAVAQHRPIPPSKERTTLIRPRVLQPISTSSSSDNSSYGGFSSSSEPESAASRRARIRPIRTLPPPSRSAAAESARPPPPPPPPRPTQRAPSPPAKHHRERTRSSSIRNKLRDLGRSKTPASPGSRLASLLNSLFANAAGKQRKPKPSPLTVDDSPCSAASTHSRPCLVKTPSSRQGPASDDEGFKRSVRFHPVSVVMGEEILPCSQKIACARDPAAAARLDDRRRPISVADGKQAREDARRKVEQMLRSLEVEEEEEDEMSDSSSDLFELENLTVRGGVGAGAGGGGYRDELPVYETTHPGNNPAFLAASSNKND; encoded by the coding sequence ATGGAGCGATATTGTGGGAAGGAGCGGCCGCAGTACCCGTCCTTCTCCTCCACCTTGCTCGACGTCATCTACCGCTCGATAGACGAGTCCGACGGCGGCGGAAAGCCCTACCCCTTCCCTGCCGTCGCCCAGCACCGCCCGATTCCGCCCTCGAAAGAGAGGACGACTCTGATCAGACCCCGCGTCCTCCAGCCCATCTCCACCTCCAGTTCCTCTGATAACTCCAGCTACGGCGGGTTCTCCTCTTCCTCCGAGCCCGAGTCGGCCGCCAGCCGCCGAGCACGGATCCGGCCGATTCGCACCCTCCCACCGCCTTCTCGCTCCGCCGCTGCCGAATCCGCGcgtccccctcctcctcctcctcctccccggCCGACGCAGCGCGCTCCTTCGCCTCCAGCGAAGCACCATCGGGAGAGGACCAGGTCGAGCTCGATCCGAAACAAGCTCCGCGACCTGGGGCGATCTAAGACGCCGGCGTCGCCTGGCTCCCGCCTCGCCAGCCTCCTCAATTCCCTCTTCGCCAACGCCGCGGGGAAACAGAGGAAGCCGAAGCCCTCCCCGCTCACCGTCGACGACTCGCCCTGCTCGGCGGCGTCAACGCATTCCCGTCCGTGCCTAGTGAAGACGCCATCGTCGAGGCAGGGTCCGGCCTCGGACGACGAGGGCTTCAAGAGATCGGTGAGGTTCCACCCGGTGAGCGTGGTCATGGGCGAGGAAATCCTTCCCTGCAGCCAGAAGATCGCGTGCGCTCGTGATCCTGCGGCGGCTGCGAGGTTAGACGATCGGAGGCGGCCAATCTCGGTGGCGGATGGGAAGCAGGCGAGAGAGGACGCGAGGAGGAAAGTGGAGCAGATGCTGAGAAGCTTGGAGgtcgaagaagaagaggaagacgaGATGAGTGATTCGAGCTCCGATCTGTTCGAGTTGGAGAATCTTACCGTTAGAGGAGGCGTAGGCGCTGGCGCTGGCGGAGGCGGTTACAGAGACGAGCTTCCGGTGTACGAGACGACTCATCCCGGTAACAATCCCGCTTTTCTCGCGGCCTCGTCCAATAAAAATGACTAa
- the LOC122026395 gene encoding regulator of MON1-CCZ1 complex-like, with the protein MSDKASGEQSQGGINGSGALSHVYIQHPPLRCNVPGVQGLYYDDGNKLILAPSSDHVLSWKVGTSSELDPPSSDFVGDGPVLFIRYSLDAKLIGIQRSHHEIQFKNRETGQTFSYRCKTDSERILGFFWTDCPSCDIILIKTSGIDLLSYEPDMNSLRLVEAKRFSVSWYVYTHESRMVFLAFGMQCTMFYGFQFSSGGIVRLPKFEMTMAKSEANHKPVLASEDVHIVTIYGRIYCLQCDRVAMRLNLYRFYRDAVVQQGALPIYSSKVAVSVIDNVLLIHQVDAKVVIMYDIFLDSLSPISAPLPLLLRRHLVSSRQGVQVEDSLTSAYSAMIYGDNWIFLVPDLICDIDNSLLWRISLDLESIAASSSDVPSILEFLQRRRSDPSKIKTLCLRMMCAIILERRPISIITRAIDVLVTSYSYCIRVENAFQGGNRSSKRTENSSGQIATSSNFVSAESSGETINRSKSIIEVAENKSKQSMTRGSDDEHVNHAGNSDGKGSFNSLSDGDDNPNLDAMKIHLGLQCGSSRIDSGVSNQLETQPTSVAISPYEMFEFIFAPVEEELGADPSYLIAIIVEFLRCSMKEKFRVHPDMYAMVIQMLVRSNRYGELAFFVTNKILEPSKEVALQLLEQGRQNLQIQKLGMDMLRQLSFHHDYVTILLQEGYYLEALQYARKHKVITVQPSLFLEAAIAANNSQHLAAILRFFSDFTPTFNITSEYDRYCTILSEMS; encoded by the exons ATGTCGGATAAAGCTTCTGGTGAACAATCTCAGGGAGGAATTAATGGTTCTGGTGCACTCTCTCATGTTTATATTCAACATCCACCTCTGCGATGCAATGTTCCTGGAGTACAAGGATTGTATTATGATGATGGGAATAAGTTGATTCTGGCTCCATCATCTGACCAT GTTTTGTCCTGGAAAGTTGGTACATCTTCTGAGTTGGATCCACCTAGTTCCGATTTTGTTGGCGATGGACCTGTTTTATTCATCAGATATTCTCTTGATGCAAAGTTAATAGGAATTCAAAGGTCTCATCATGAGATACAATTCAAGAATAGAGAAACCGGGCAGACATTTAGTTACAGATGCAAAACTGACTCTGAGAGAATACTTGGATTCTTTTGGACAGACTGCCCGTCCTGTGATATTATATTGATTAAGACAAG TGGCATAGACTTGCTCTCATATGAACCTGACATGAATTCTCTTCGGTTGGTGGAGGCTAAACGATTTAGTGTCAGTTGGTATGTCTATACTCATGAAAGCCGGATGGTTTTTCTTGCTTTTGGAATGCAGTGCACTATGTTCTATGGGTTTCAG TTCTCATCAGGAGGAATTGTTCGCTTGCCTAAATTTGAGATGACAATGGCCAAATCTGAGGCAAACCACAAACCTGTTCTAGCATCAGAAGATGTTCATATAGTTACTAT CTATGGTAGAATATACTGCCTGCAATGTGATAGGGTGGCTATGCGGCTCAACTTATATCGATTTTATCGTGATGCTGTTGTGCAACAG ggGGCTTTACCTATTTACTCAAGCAAAGTTGCAGTTAGTGTGATTGACAATGTACTTTTGATTCATCAAGTTGATGCAAAAGTTGTCATAATGTATGATATATTTCTTGATTCTCTATCACCAATATCTGCTCCACTTCCACTTCTGTTGAGAcgccatttagtttctagtagACAAGGAGTGCAAGTTGAGGATAGTCTCACTAGTGCATATAGTGCAATGATATATGGAGACAATTGGATTTTCCTGGTTCCTGACCTTATTTGTGATATTGATAATAGTCTTTTGTGGAGGATTTCCTTGGATCTAGAG TCTATTGCTGCTAGTAGCTCTGATGTTCCATCCATTCTGGAGTTTTTACAACGTCGCAGATCTGATCCAAGTAAG ATTAAGACATTATGCCTTAGAATGATGTGCGCTATTATTCTCGAAAGAAGGCCAATATCAATCATCACAAGGGCGATAGATGTACTTGTCACATCTTATTCATACTGCATTAGAGTTGAAAATGCTTTTCAGGGAGGAAACAGAAGTTCAAAGAGAACCGAAAATTCAAGTGGCCAAATTGCAACTTCCTCTAACTTTGTGTCTGCAGAATCTTCTGGAGAAACAATTAATAGGAGCAAATCTATCATTGAAGTAGCAGAGAATAAATCAAAACAATCAATGACTCGAGGTTCTGATGATGAGCATGTTAATCATGCTGGAAATTCTGATGGTAAAGGATCATTTAATTCACTTTCTGATGGGGATGACAATCCAAATCTTGATGCCATGAAAATCCACTTGG GACTTCAATGTGGAAGCAGCAGAATTGATTCTGGTGTTTCTAACCAGCTGGAAACTCAACCAACTAGTGTGGCAATTTCACCGTATGAAATGTTTGAGTTTATATTTGCACCAGTAGAAGAAGAATTGGGGGCTGATCCTTCATACTTGATTGCGATTATTGTGGAGTTTTTACGCTG TTCTATGAAGGAAAAGTTCAGGGTTCATCCTGACATGTATGCAATGGTGATCCAAATGCTAGTCCGCAGCAATCGCTATGGTGAACTTGCATTTTTTGTTACAAACAAG ATCTTGGAGCCATCTAAAGAAGTTGCCTTGCAACTTTTGGAACAAGGTCGTCAAAACTTGCAAATTCAAAAGCTGGGTATGGATATGCTTAGGCAGCTATCTTTCCATCATGATTATGTCACCATACTTCTGCAAGAAGGATACTACCTTGAAGCTCTGCAGTATGCCAGAAAACACAAG GTTATTACAGTGCAGCCATCATTATTTCTTGAAGCAGCAATTGCAGCTAACAACTCGCAACATCTTGCTGCAATTTTGAGGTTTTTCTCAGATTTCACACCGACTTTTAATATCACTTCCGAGTACGATCGATACTGCACAATACTGAGTGAGATGAGTTAG